One window from the genome of Podospora pseudocomata strain CBS 415.72m chromosome 6, whole genome shotgun sequence encodes:
- a CDS encoding hypothetical protein (EggNog:ENOG503NWD7; COG:I) has translation MLSSLQLVPPAAVIHSAVRAAAPPLTLALTRALTSTTRRIASQAPRAVHNSTPRLHPRLANPPTSHHPPKIPGYRRLKTTNTLSPFFSSNQPPLGDLPSSTSSWRPPPPSSLDERPVLIIGAGSIGRRVALIWASNSRPVTLYDVSDDALKSATEYLTDNLGEYCAARGTHPGHVYITSNIRVATTTGRHESAPPPSCPAEEAELESGSKGPWLAIECLPENLSLKVDVLSLAEGYLPLDCIICSNSSSLMTSEMIKYGDNELQYPERLLNTHYFIPPRNRMVEVMSSSKTNPKIFPFLTDQMENVGLRPMVVPPGVQSPGFIFNRIWAACKRETLEVLSEGVARPEDVDALFRDFFHAEKGPCERMDEVGLDTVYKVGKHNLERNRDLGGGEALKWLKKTYLDRGMKGERAGDGLYTREERAELKVKHRLEKWEEVEETQGA, from the coding sequence ATGCTATCCTCGCTGCAACTTGTGCCCCCAGCTGCTGTAATCCACAGCGCAGTCCGGgcagcagctcctccactAACACTGGCTCTCACCAGAGCCCTCACCAGCACAACACGCCGTATTGCGTCACAGGCACCAAGAGCGGTACACAACTCAACCCCCCGCCTTCACCCCCGCCTTGCAAACCCGCCAACCtcgcaccaccctcccaagATTCCCGGCTACCGCCGCCTcaaaacaaccaacaccctctcccccttcttctccagcaaccaacccccactgGGCGAcctcccttcctccacctcctcctggcggccccctccgccctcctccctcgacgaGCGCCCCGTCCTGATCATTGGCGCTGGCTCCATCGGCCGCCGAGTAGCCCTGATATGGGCCTCCAACTCCCGCCCAGTTACCCTCTACGATGTCTCCGATGACGCCCTCAAGTCAGCGACAGAATACCTTACTGATAACCTCGGCGAGTATTGCGCTGCGAGAGGTACCCACCCCGGGCATGTCTACATCACCTCCAATATCCGAgtagccaccaccaccggccgtCACGAGAGCGCACCTCCGCCATCATGTCCCGCAGAGGAAGCAGAGCTCGAGAGTGGCAGCAAGGGCCCCTGGTTGGCGATTGAGTGCCTCCCCGAGAACCTCAGTCTCAAGGTCGATGTTCTTTCGTTGGCCGAGGGCTATCTACCGCTGGATTGCATCATCTgttccaacagcagcagcctcatgACGTCGGAGATGATCAAGTACGGAGATAATGAACTGCAATATCCGGAGCGGTTGCTGAATACGCACTACTTCATCCCGCCGAGGAATaggatggtggaggttaTGTCTTCCTCGAAGACCAACCCCAAGATCTTCCCGTTTTTGACGGACCAGATGGAGAATGTGGGATTGAGGCCAATGGTGGTTCCACCTGGGGTGCAGAGCCCGGGGTTCATCTTCAATAGGATCTGGGCGGCGTGCAAGAGGGAGACattggaggtgttgagtgAGGGAGTGGCAAGGCCGGAGGATGTCGATGCGTTGTTTAGGGATTTCTTCCATGCGGAGAAAGGTCCGTGTGAGAGgatggatgaggttgggttggataCTGTTTACAAGGTTGGGAAGCATAACCTGGAGAGGAAcagggatttggggggtggagaggcgTTGAAGTGGCTGAAGAAGACTTATTTGGATAGGGGaatgaagggggagagggctGGGG